The following proteins are encoded in a genomic region of Chryseobacterium cucumeris:
- the guaA gene encoding glutamine-hydrolyzing GMP synthase: MYQLSKMNNGIIILDFGSQYNQLIGRRIREMGVYSEILPYNTPLQDILAKQPKGIILSGGPSSVNAENAHLVEKELYEQGVPVLGICYGMQMTAHLLGGKVNKGEKGEYGKANLEIVKESSLLKGVTQNSVVWMSHFDEVGELPAGFELNAKSGVIASISNEDKKIFCVQFHPEVSHTEEGGKMLENFVFGICNSEKNWKLTNYIEKTVEEIREKVGDNKVILGLSGGVDSSVAAVLIHKAIGDQLTCIFVDTGLLRKDEGKKVMDQYGEHFHMNIKMVDAKERFLSKLAGVDDPEAKRKIIGNEFIHVFDEESHKIEGAKFLAQGTIYPDVIESQSVNGPSAVIKSHHNVGGLPEDMEFELLEPLRELFKDEVRRVGEELGIPHHLVYRHPFPGPGLGIRVLGAVDAEKVRILQEADDIFIEELYKNDLYEKVSQAFVVLLPVKSVGVMGDERTYEYTAVVRSANTIDFMTATWSRLPYEFLDTVSSRIINEVRGINRVAYDISSKPPATIEWE; this comes from the coding sequence ATTTATCAATTATCAAAAATGAACAACGGTATTATTATTTTAGATTTCGGATCCCAGTACAACCAGCTTATCGGAAGAAGAATCCGTGAGATGGGTGTGTACTCTGAAATCTTGCCTTACAATACACCATTACAAGATATTTTAGCAAAACAGCCAAAAGGGATCATCCTTTCCGGTGGACCAAGTTCTGTAAATGCAGAAAATGCCCACCTGGTTGAAAAAGAATTATATGAGCAGGGAGTTCCTGTATTGGGAATCTGCTACGGAATGCAGATGACGGCGCACCTTTTAGGAGGAAAAGTAAACAAAGGAGAGAAAGGAGAATATGGTAAAGCCAATTTAGAGATCGTTAAAGAAAGCTCTTTATTAAAAGGAGTAACTCAGAACTCTGTCGTTTGGATGAGCCACTTTGACGAAGTAGGAGAATTGCCTGCAGGTTTTGAATTAAATGCAAAATCAGGGGTAATTGCTTCTATCTCCAATGAAGATAAAAAAATCTTCTGCGTCCAGTTCCACCCGGAAGTTTCTCATACAGAAGAAGGAGGAAAGATGCTTGAAAATTTTGTTTTCGGAATCTGTAACTCAGAGAAAAACTGGAAACTGACTAACTATATCGAAAAAACAGTTGAGGAAATCCGTGAGAAAGTAGGAGACAACAAAGTAATCCTTGGACTTTCAGGAGGTGTAGACTCTTCTGTAGCCGCTGTTTTAATCCACAAAGCCATCGGTGATCAGTTGACTTGTATTTTCGTAGATACGGGATTATTAAGAAAGGATGAAGGGAAGAAAGTAATGGATCAGTATGGAGAGCATTTCCATATGAACATTAAAATGGTGGATGCTAAAGAAAGATTCCTTTCAAAACTAGCCGGAGTAGACGATCCGGAAGCAAAGAGAAAAATCATCGGAAACGAATTCATCCACGTATTTGACGAAGAATCTCACAAGATTGAAGGTGCTAAGTTCTTAGCTCAGGGAACCATTTATCCTGACGTTATCGAAAGCCAGTCTGTCAACGGACCATCTGCAGTAATCAAGTCTCACCACAATGTGGGAGGACTTCCTGAAGATATGGAATTCGAGTTATTGGAGCCATTAAGAGAGCTTTTCAAGGACGAAGTAAGAAGAGTAGGAGAAGAATTGGGTATTCCTCATCATCTGGTATACAGACACCCTTTCCCAGGTCCTGGATTAGGAATCAGAGTATTGGGAGCTGTGGATGCTGAGAAAGTACGAATCCTTCAGGAAGCTGATGATATCTTCATCGAAGAATTATACAAAAATGATCTTTACGAAAAAGTATCTCAGGCATTTGTAGTCCTTCTTCCTGTAAAATCTGTAGGAGTAATGGGGGATGAAAGAACATATGAATACACTGCTGTAGTTCGTTCTGCCAATACCATCGATTTCATGACAGCAACATGGAGCAGACTTCCTTACGAGTTCCTGGATACCGTTTCCAGCAGAATCATCAACGAAGTAAGAGGAATCAACAGAGTAGCTTACGATATTTCAAGCAAACCGCCTGCAACGATTGAGTGGGAATAA
- a CDS encoding DEAD/DEAH box helicase, which yields MEKLTFADFDLPVKILDVLADLELFEPTPIQEKSLKPILSGRDVMGIAQTGTGKTLAYLLPVLKTWKYSKTGNPTVLVLVPTRELVVQVTEILEKLTENITARVIGIYGGKNINTQKLLFNDGCDILVGTPGRVMDLSIDNAISLKEVQKLIIDEFDEMLNLGFRPQLTHIFEMMKEKRQNILFSATMTEAVDEMLDVYFANPIEISLAKSGTPLEKIEQIGYKVENFNTKINLLEHLLKSDADMSKVLIFNNNKRHADLLFTKIDELFPEQFDVIHSNKSQNYRLKAMKRFENEEIRGLITTDVMARGLDISNITHVINFETPDIPEQYIHRIGRTGRADKEGKALVFVTKKEEPLLLDIELLMDKELKFNEFPEEVKINPKKIAAEEDQVVMKNPVQVKLNEGGGAFHEKKAKNTKENWGGPSKRKAPKKFGANRAQQKAISKSKRKK from the coding sequence ATGGAAAAACTCACTTTTGCGGATTTTGACCTTCCGGTTAAAATTCTCGATGTTTTAGCAGATCTGGAATTATTTGAACCTACTCCAATTCAGGAGAAGAGCTTAAAGCCTATACTTTCGGGAAGAGATGTAATGGGAATTGCGCAGACAGGAACCGGGAAAACATTAGCTTATCTTTTACCTGTTCTTAAAACATGGAAATACAGCAAGACAGGAAATCCAACTGTTTTGGTGCTTGTTCCTACAAGAGAACTGGTGGTACAGGTAACAGAAATCCTTGAAAAACTGACAGAAAATATTACGGCAAGAGTAATCGGAATATACGGTGGAAAAAATATCAATACTCAAAAACTATTGTTTAATGATGGCTGTGATATTCTGGTAGGAACACCGGGACGAGTGATGGATCTTTCCATAGACAACGCGATTTCTCTGAAAGAGGTTCAGAAACTGATCATCGATGAGTTTGACGAGATGCTTAATCTTGGTTTCAGACCACAGCTTACCCACATTTTTGAAATGATGAAGGAGAAGAGACAGAATATTCTTTTCTCTGCAACCATGACGGAAGCGGTAGATGAAATGCTGGATGTTTATTTTGCCAATCCGATTGAAATTTCATTGGCTAAATCAGGAACACCACTTGAGAAAATCGAGCAGATTGGTTACAAAGTAGAAAACTTTAATACCAAGATCAATTTACTGGAGCATTTGCTTAAAAGTGATGCAGACATGTCCAAAGTACTGATCTTCAATAACAATAAAAGACATGCAGACCTTCTCTTTACTAAAATCGATGAGCTTTTCCCTGAACAGTTTGATGTGATTCATTCCAATAAATCGCAGAATTACAGACTGAAAGCGATGAAGAGGTTTGAGAATGAAGAGATCAGAGGTTTGATTACCACAGATGTCATGGCAAGAGGTCTGGATATCTCGAACATTACACACGTCATCAATTTTGAAACGCCTGATATTCCGGAGCAGTATATCCACAGAATCGGTAGAACAGGTAGAGCAGACAAAGAAGGGAAAGCTTTGGTTTTTGTAACGAAAAAAGAAGAACCTTTGCTTCTTGATATTGAGCTGTTGATGGATAAGGAATTGAAATTTAATGAATTCCCTGAGGAAGTTAAAATCAATCCTAAAAAGATTGCTGCCGAAGAAGATCAGGTAGTCATGAAAAATCCTGTACAGGTAAAACTGAACGAAGGAGGAGGAGCTTTCCACGAGAAAAAAGCTAAAAATACCAAAGAAAACTGGGGTGGACCTTCCAAAAGAAAAGCACCTAAGAAATTTGGAGCCAACAGAGCGCAGCAGAAAGCAATTTCGAAATCGAAAAGAAAGAAATAA
- a CDS encoding carbon-nitrogen hydrolase family protein, which yields MQIETRNLTLQDYDELAETMKRAYPQMSESIWSKKSIDKLTKIFPNGQICITVDGKLAAVALSIIVNYEEFGDDHTYSDITGNYTFNTHTSTGNVLYGIEVFVDPEFRELRLGRRLYDARKELCELLNLKSIILGGRIPNYHKYSHELSARNYIRKVRDKEIYDPVLSFQLSNNFLPIKILKKYLPEDEASRENAVLLQWNNIYYSRKPNTMQDSIIRLGLVQWQMRHFKDIEAFYEQVEFFVNVMGDYKSDFVLFPELFNTPLLAPFNNLSERDSMIELAKLTEEIKEKISELAISYNVNIISGSMPVFENNELYNVSYLLHRDGRMDEYRKIHITPNEKRYYGMKGGNEIKVFDTDCGKIGLVICYDVEFPELPRILADQGMKILFVPYLTDTQNAYMRVRHCAAARAIENECYVAIAGCVGNLPKVNNMDIQFGQAAVFTPSDFAFPSNAVKGEATPNTEMTLIVDVDLNLLKDLHHNGSVQVMKDRRKDLYETYLK from the coding sequence ATGCAAATAGAAACAAGAAACCTGACCCTTCAGGATTATGATGAACTGGCGGAAACGATGAAAAGGGCCTACCCACAGATGTCGGAGTCTATATGGTCCAAAAAAAGTATTGATAAACTGACAAAAATATTCCCTAACGGACAAATTTGTATTACGGTTGACGGAAAACTCGCTGCTGTAGCGCTTTCCATTATCGTCAATTATGAAGAATTCGGGGACGACCATACCTATAGTGATATTACAGGAAATTATACATTCAATACCCATACTTCAACGGGGAATGTTCTCTACGGAATTGAAGTTTTTGTAGATCCTGAGTTTCGTGAGTTACGTTTGGGAAGAAGGCTTTACGATGCACGAAAAGAACTTTGTGAGTTATTAAACCTGAAATCGATTATTCTAGGAGGCAGAATCCCCAATTATCACAAATACAGCCACGAACTTTCTGCAAGAAATTATATCCGAAAAGTAAGAGATAAAGAGATCTATGATCCGGTATTGTCTTTCCAGCTTTCCAATAATTTTCTTCCGATAAAAATCCTGAAAAAATATCTTCCGGAAGATGAAGCTTCAAGAGAAAATGCAGTTCTTTTGCAATGGAACAATATTTATTACAGCAGAAAACCGAATACCATGCAGGACAGCATTATCCGTCTCGGATTGGTGCAATGGCAGATGAGGCATTTTAAAGATATTGAAGCTTTTTACGAGCAGGTAGAATTCTTTGTAAACGTAATGGGAGATTACAAATCTGATTTTGTCCTTTTCCCGGAGCTGTTCAACACACCTTTGCTGGCACCCTTCAATAATCTTTCCGAAAGGGACAGTATGATAGAGCTGGCTAAGCTGACAGAGGAAATCAAAGAAAAAATTTCAGAGCTGGCCATCAGTTACAACGTCAATATTATTTCGGGAAGCATGCCTGTTTTTGAAAATAATGAACTGTACAACGTAAGCTATCTTCTTCACCGTGACGGCCGTATGGATGAATACAGAAAAATTCATATTACTCCGAACGAAAAGAGATATTATGGAATGAAAGGCGGAAATGAAATCAAAGTTTTTGATACCGACTGCGGAAAAATAGGTCTTGTCATCTGCTATGACGTGGAATTTCCGGAGTTACCAAGAATTCTGGCTGATCAGGGAATGAAAATTCTGTTTGTTCCTTATCTTACAGACACTCAGAATGCCTACATGAGAGTACGCCACTGTGCCGCAGCAAGAGCCATTGAAAACGAATGCTACGTTGCCATTGCCGGTTGTGTAGGAAACCTTCCGAAGGTAAACAATATGGATATTCAGTTCGGACAGGCTGCTGTATTTACCCCTTCCGATTTTGCCTTCCCATCCAATGCCGTAAAAGGAGAAGCTACTCCAAACACCGAAATGACCCTGATTGTGGATGTAGATCTGAACCTGTTGAAAGATCTTCATCACAACGGTTCTGTTCAGGTCATGAAAGACCGGAGAAAAGATCTTTACGAAACTTATCTTAAATAA
- the purH gene encoding bifunctional phosphoribosylaminoimidazolecarboxamide formyltransferase/IMP cyclohydrolase — MSKKRVLISVSDKSGLIEFAQFLEAQNYELISTGGTFKHLKDAGLNPIQIDEVTNFPEMLDGRVKTLHPKVHGGLLAVRNNEEHMKTVQEHGIGLIDMVIVNLYPFFENVNKDISLHEKVEFIDIGGPSMLRSAAKNFDSVTVITDVEDYAAVKIEMEQNGDTYIETRKKLAGKVFNLTSAYDAAISRMLLDEEYPTYLNASYKKVADLRYGENPHQTAAYYVSTFENGAMKDFEQLGGKELSFNNLRDMDLCWKVVTEFKEEMACCAVKHSTPCGVAIGTSALETYQKTFECDPVSIFGGIVAMNYTIDAATAEELNKTFLEIVMAPEFDEEALEILRKKKNLRIIKIVNPVSDKQTWVKVDGGILVQDNDLHFSDDIKVVTEVQPTEEQKKALLFSQRVVKYVKSNAIVVSNGIQAFGIGGGQVNRIWATQQAIERAKEKFSGDLVLASDAFFPFRDVVDFCAQEGIKAIIQPGGSVKDQDSIEAANEHKIPMMFTGVRHFFH, encoded by the coding sequence ATGAGTAAAAAGAGAGTTTTAATCAGTGTTTCTGACAAAAGTGGATTAATTGAATTCGCGCAGTTTTTGGAAGCTCAGAATTATGAGTTGATCTCTACAGGAGGAACGTTCAAACATTTGAAAGACGCTGGTTTAAATCCTATTCAGATTGATGAGGTTACCAATTTCCCTGAAATGTTGGATGGAAGAGTGAAAACTTTACACCCGAAAGTTCACGGTGGATTGCTGGCTGTTCGTAACAATGAAGAGCACATGAAAACCGTTCAGGAACACGGAATTGGTCTGATTGACATGGTGATCGTAAACCTTTACCCTTTCTTTGAAAATGTAAACAAAGACATTTCTTTACATGAAAAAGTAGAGTTTATCGATATCGGAGGCCCTTCAATGCTTCGTTCTGCAGCGAAAAACTTTGATTCTGTAACGGTAATTACTGATGTTGAAGATTATGCAGCAGTGAAAATCGAAATGGAGCAAAACGGTGATACATACATCGAAACCCGTAAAAAGCTTGCAGGAAAAGTATTCAACCTTACCTCTGCGTACGATGCGGCTATTTCCAGAATGCTTTTAGATGAAGAATATCCTACTTATCTGAATGCTTCTTATAAAAAAGTAGCAGATCTAAGATATGGAGAGAATCCTCACCAGACAGCAGCTTACTATGTTTCTACTTTCGAAAACGGAGCGATGAAAGATTTCGAACAGCTTGGAGGTAAAGAACTTTCTTTCAACAATCTTCGTGATATGGACCTTTGCTGGAAAGTAGTCACTGAGTTCAAAGAAGAAATGGCTTGTTGCGCCGTAAAACACTCTACCCCTTGTGGCGTTGCGATCGGAACTTCAGCTTTGGAAACTTATCAGAAAACATTCGAATGTGATCCGGTTTCCATCTTTGGCGGAATTGTTGCAATGAACTATACAATTGATGCAGCTACAGCTGAAGAATTAAATAAAACTTTCCTTGAAATTGTAATGGCTCCTGAATTTGATGAAGAAGCTCTTGAAATTTTAAGAAAAAAGAAAAACCTGAGAATTATCAAAATCGTAAACCCTGTTTCAGACAAACAGACCTGGGTGAAAGTAGACGGAGGTATCCTTGTTCAGGATAATGACCTTCACTTCTCAGATGATATCAAAGTGGTAACTGAAGTACAGCCTACAGAAGAACAGAAAAAAGCATTACTTTTCTCTCAGAGAGTAGTAAAATATGTGAAGTCAAATGCGATTGTAGTTTCCAACGGAATTCAGGCATTCGGAATCGGAGGCGGTCAGGTAAACAGAATCTGGGCAACCCAGCAGGCTATCGAAAGAGCAAAAGAAAAATTCTCCGGAGATCTGGTATTGGCTTCAGATGCATTTTTCCCTTTCCGTGATGTAGTGGATTTCTGCGCTCAGGAAGGTATCAAGGCGATTATTCAGCCGGGTGGAAGTGTAAAAGATCAGGATAGTATTGAGGCTGCCAACGAGCACAAAATCCCGATGATGTTTACAGGTGTCAGACACTTTTTCCACTAA
- a CDS encoding ABC1 kinase family protein, protein MFDKPQRKLKRSARLISVLSKYGFKDLLARMNGNKQEEASGHSDEIISKGTVYERIRLALEELGPTFVKLGQTFSNREDLLPPEMIQELQKLQDKVETVDMNVEEALESEFNISVKDYFREIQKKPLATASIAQVYKAVLLDGSPVILKLRKPDVQSVIEDDLLLIKDIEKLISAYSEIGEKLNLKQAISTFEKSLLEEVSLINEKNNIQQFRLNFKNNKETYVPKVYEEFSNNNILCMEFIDGIKVTDKSVLLANDIDPVKVSETGLRLFVSQILDYGFFHADPHAGNILVRKDGRIVFIDFGAVGKIQPNDKEILENLIVSFVAKNSHKIVRSLKKMAISYEIPDERRFENDVDDILNFVHSSSLQDINVQVIINKMKDILKDNRLYMPDYFYLLFKGISLIEGVGRSINPDLDIVKSLHPYTKKIFTKKISPKNLLKTGMDRMMNFTDNVDEIPKELRSVLQKLDENKFTVSSEIKNIEKTNQLIKSSVINLILAMVLGANIIATAIVFSSESGPRIGELSLVAVLGFIFSILLVIILLLRVTRK, encoded by the coding sequence ATGTTTGATAAACCTCAAAGAAAACTGAAAAGATCCGCAAGACTGATTTCCGTACTCAGTAAATATGGATTCAAAGATCTTCTGGCCAGAATGAACGGAAATAAGCAGGAAGAAGCTTCCGGTCATTCAGATGAAATCATCTCAAAAGGAACCGTTTACGAAAGAATCAGACTGGCTCTTGAAGAGCTGGGGCCTACCTTTGTAAAATTGGGTCAGACATTCAGTAACAGGGAAGATTTATTGCCGCCGGAAATGATCCAGGAACTGCAGAAACTTCAGGACAAAGTGGAAACAGTAGATATGAATGTGGAGGAAGCACTGGAAAGTGAATTTAATATTTCCGTGAAAGATTATTTCCGTGAAATTCAGAAAAAGCCTTTGGCTACAGCTTCCATTGCTCAGGTTTATAAAGCTGTTCTGCTGGATGGCAGTCCGGTAATTTTAAAGTTGAGAAAACCTGATGTCCAGTCTGTCATTGAAGATGATTTACTGTTGATTAAAGATATTGAAAAACTGATATCCGCTTATTCGGAGATAGGAGAAAAACTCAATCTGAAACAGGCCATTTCTACCTTTGAAAAATCTTTACTGGAAGAAGTTTCTTTGATTAATGAAAAAAACAATATCCAGCAATTCCGTCTGAATTTTAAGAACAATAAAGAAACATACGTTCCTAAAGTGTACGAAGAATTTTCCAACAACAATATTCTTTGTATGGAATTTATTGATGGAATCAAAGTAACCGATAAATCTGTTCTTTTGGCCAATGATATCGATCCTGTAAAGGTTTCAGAAACAGGATTGAGACTCTTTGTATCACAGATTTTAGACTATGGGTTTTTCCATGCCGATCCTCATGCCGGAAATATTTTAGTAAGAAAAGACGGCAGAATTGTTTTCATTGATTTCGGAGCAGTAGGGAAAATTCAGCCTAATGATAAAGAAATTCTTGAAAATCTTATTGTCAGTTTTGTTGCTAAAAATTCGCATAAAATAGTCCGTTCACTCAAAAAAATGGCCATAAGCTATGAAATTCCGGACGAAAGAAGGTTTGAAAATGATGTGGATGATATTCTGAATTTTGTTCACAGCTCGTCATTACAGGATATCAATGTACAGGTGATTATCAACAAGATGAAGGATATACTGAAAGACAACAGGCTTTATATGCCGGATTATTTCTATCTTCTGTTCAAAGGAATCAGTCTGATAGAAGGAGTGGGAAGGAGCATTAATCCTGATCTTGATATTGTTAAAAGTCTTCACCCTTACACCAAAAAGATTTTCACCAAGAAAATCAGTCCTAAAAATCTTTTGAAAACAGGAATGGACCGTATGATGAATTTCACGGATAATGTAGATGAAATTCCGAAAGAACTTCGTTCCGTTCTTCAAAAACTGGATGAAAATAAATTTACGGTTTCCAGCGAAATCAAAAATATAGAGAAGACCAACCAGCTCATCAAATCCAGTGTCATCAATCTGATTCTGGCCATGGTTTTAGGAGCGAATATCATTGCCACGGCTATCGTGTTTTCCTCAGAATCCGGACCAAGAATCGGAGAACTGTCGTTAGTTGCAGTTTTAGGTTTTATTTTTTCAATTCTTTTAGTCATTATCCTTCTGCTAAGAGTAACCAGAAAATAA
- a CDS encoding GDSL-type esterase/lipase family protein, with protein sequence MKKILSAFLLLYFAIAFSQEKKPMFWQDIQEFKKLDQQNPPQKDAILFIGSSSFTKWTDVADYFPGKTIINRGFGGSRLTDLNDFSNDLLAPYQPKQIIIYCGENDFADNHKLKAKVVVDRFKAFYKKIRERFPDIEVDYISIKYSPSREVIWPQMKVANKKIAAFMKKEPNAEFIDVTKAMEDANGNVRKDIFVEDMLHFKPEGYKIWAKVITPYMK encoded by the coding sequence ATGAAGAAGATTCTATCAGCATTTCTATTGCTGTATTTTGCTATTGCTTTTTCTCAGGAGAAAAAACCGATGTTCTGGCAGGACATTCAGGAATTTAAAAAGCTGGACCAGCAAAACCCGCCTCAAAAGGATGCTATTTTATTTATTGGAAGTTCATCATTCACCAAATGGACTGATGTAGCAGATTATTTTCCTGGTAAAACCATTATCAACAGAGGGTTTGGAGGATCAAGACTTACAGATCTTAATGATTTTTCGAATGACCTTTTAGCGCCTTATCAGCCCAAACAGATCATTATTTACTGTGGCGAAAATGATTTTGCAGATAATCATAAGCTAAAAGCCAAAGTAGTTGTTGACCGATTCAAAGCTTTTTACAAAAAAATCCGTGAGAGGTTTCCTGATATTGAAGTAGATTATATCTCCATCAAATATTCGCCGAGCCGAGAAGTGATCTGGCCGCAGATGAAGGTTGCCAACAAAAAAATTGCTGCTTTTATGAAAAAGGAACCAAACGCGGAATTTATTGATGTTACCAAAGCAATGGAAGATGCTAATGGAAATGTAAGAAAAGATATTTTTGTGGAAGACATGCTTCATTTTAAGCCGGAAGGATATAAAATCTGGGCTAAGGTGATCACTCCTTATATGAAGTAA
- the purN gene encoding phosphoribosylglycinamide formyltransferase gives MKNIVVLVSGSGTNLQRIIDTIDSGEIQNAKVTLVVADRECFGLERAKNHNIENILIPRGKNFSSELAKVIPENTDLIVLAGFLSILKSEFCENWNGKIINIHPALLPKFGGKGMWGMNVHNAVIEAKEVESGATVHFVTPGIDEGEAILQKSFEVTAEDTPETLAQKVHQIEYEIFPIAINKVLGNE, from the coding sequence ATGAAGAACATTGTTGTACTCGTATCCGGTTCAGGAACCAATCTGCAGAGAATCATTGATACTATTGACTCAGGAGAAATCCAGAATGCAAAAGTAACTCTGGTGGTAGCAGACAGAGAATGTTTCGGACTGGAAAGAGCAAAGAATCACAATATAGAAAACATACTGATTCCAAGAGGAAAGAATTTCAGCAGCGAATTGGCCAAAGTAATCCCTGAAAATACAGATCTGATTGTATTGGCAGGATTCTTATCCATCTTAAAATCTGAATTCTGTGAAAACTGGAATGGTAAAATAATCAATATTCACCCGGCTTTGCTTCCGAAATTCGGAGGAAAAGGAATGTGGGGAATGAACGTTCACAATGCAGTTATTGAAGCCAAAGAAGTAGAGAGTGGGGCAACTGTACATTTTGTGACACCAGGGATTGATGAAGGAGAAGCTATTCTTCAGAAGTCTTTCGAAGTAACCGCAGAGGATACTCCTGAAACGCTGGCTCAGAAAGTTCACCAGATTGAATATGAAATATTCCCGATCGCGATCAATAAGGTCCTGGGAAATGAATAA
- the purD gene encoding phosphoribosylamine--glycine ligase, which translates to MRILIIGEGGRESALAAKLQNDPRISKMFFANGNATTDVIGKNVHLSEIKELRDFAIKEKIDLTIVGPEAPLVAGIKDEFKKHDLKVFGPTQKVASLEGSKAFSKKFMQTYDIKTAKAVVFDSYNDAKEYVQTQQYPLVIKASGLAGGKGVVICDTLEEAEATIHDFMIRRIYGDAGIRLVIEEYLQGFEASIIAFSNGEKLFPCVAAKDYKKAGNGDTGPNTGGMGSVAPSPEFTQEHYADFEKNILEPTVKGLKAEGFGFKGIIFFGLMVTKNGAYLLEYNMRFGDPETQVLMALMENNLLDVIQDCMEGKDIELKFKDEKAVCLVMCSGGYPRNIEIGFEITGEDKLKHSKLLYAGAVTKGDKVVSNGGRVLNIVATGATYEDARKKVYEDAAHVHFDYGFYREDIGKF; encoded by the coding sequence ATGAGAATATTAATCATAGGTGAAGGCGGTAGAGAATCTGCTTTAGCGGCAAAGCTTCAGAATGACCCAAGAATTTCTAAAATGTTTTTTGCCAACGGGAATGCTACTACCGATGTAATAGGGAAAAATGTTCATTTATCAGAAATCAAAGAACTTAGAGATTTCGCGATTAAAGAAAAAATTGATCTTACGATCGTAGGTCCTGAAGCTCCTCTTGTAGCGGGTATCAAGGACGAATTTAAAAAGCATGATCTTAAAGTTTTCGGGCCTACTCAGAAAGTAGCGAGCCTGGAAGGAAGTAAAGCTTTCTCTAAGAAATTTATGCAGACCTATGATATCAAAACAGCGAAGGCTGTCGTATTTGATTCATACAATGATGCTAAAGAATATGTGCAGACACAGCAGTATCCTTTGGTAATCAAAGCTAGTGGTTTAGCAGGCGGAAAAGGTGTGGTAATCTGTGATACTCTTGAAGAGGCGGAAGCTACAATCCACGATTTCATGATCAGAAGAATCTATGGTGATGCCGGTATTCGTTTAGTTATCGAAGAATATTTACAAGGTTTTGAAGCGTCTATTATTGCTTTCTCTAACGGGGAAAAATTATTCCCTTGTGTAGCGGCAAAAGATTATAAAAAAGCTGGAAACGGAGATACAGGACCTAACACAGGAGGTATGGGTTCAGTAGCGCCAAGTCCGGAATTTACTCAGGAGCACTACGCAGATTTTGAGAAAAATATTCTGGAACCTACTGTTAAAGGTCTTAAAGCTGAAGGTTTCGGATTTAAAGGAATCATCTTCTTCGGATTGATGGTGACGAAAAACGGAGCTTACCTTCTTGAATACAACATGAGATTCGGAGATCCTGAAACTCAGGTGTTGATGGCATTAATGGAAAACAATCTTTTAGATGTTATCCAGGACTGTATGGAAGGGAAAGACATTGAGCTTAAGTTTAAAGACGAAAAAGCAGTTTGCCTTGTTATGTGTTCAGGAGGGTATCCGAGAAATATCGAAATAGGTTTCGAAATTACAGGAGAAGACAAACTGAAACATAGTAAACTTTTATATGCAGGAGCAGTCACGAAAGGTGATAAAGTGGTTTCCAATGGCGGTAGAGTACTGAACATTGTGGCTACAGGAGCTACCTACGAAGATGCCCGCAAAAAAGTTTACGAAGATGCAGCGCACGTACATTTCGATTACGGCTTCTACAGAGAAGACATCGGAAAGTTTTAA